A stretch of Pygocentrus nattereri isolate fPygNat1 chromosome 8, fPygNat1.pri, whole genome shotgun sequence DNA encodes these proteins:
- the cyfip2 gene encoding cytoplasmic FMR1-interacting protein 2 isoform X1 — protein MTTHVTLEDALSNVDLLEELPLPDQQPCIEPPPSSIMYQANFDTNFEDRNAFVTGIARYIEQATVHSSMNEMLEEGHEYAVMLYTWRSCSRAIPQVKCNEQPNRVEIYEKTVEVLEPEVTKLMKFMYFQRKAIERFCSEVKRLCHAERRKDFVSEAYLLTLGKFINMFAVLDELKNMKCSVKNDHSAYKRAAQFLRKMADPQSIQESQNLSMFLANHNRITQCLHQQLEVIPGYEELLADIVNICVDYYENKMYLTPSEKHMLLKVMGFGLYLMDGNVSNIYKLDAKKRINLSKIDKFFKLQVVPLFGDMQIELSRYIETSAHYEENKSKWTCTQSSISPQYNLCEQMVQIRDDHIRFISELARYSNSEVVTGSGLDSQKSDEEYRELFDLALRGLQLLSKWSTHVMEVYSWKLVHPTDKFCNKDCPGTAEEYERATRYNYTSEEKFALVEVIAMIKGLQVLMGRMESVFNQAIRNTIYAALQDFAQITLREPLRQAVRKKKNVLISVLQAIRKTICDWEGAREPPNDPCLRGEKDPKGGFDIKVPRRAVGPSSTQLYMVRTMLESLIADKSGSKKTLRSSLDGPIVQAIEDFHKQSFFYTHLLNFSEALQQCCDLSQLWFREFFLELTMGRRIQFPIEMSMPWILTDHILETKEPSMMEYVLYPLDLYNDSGYYALTKFKKQFLYDEIEAEVNLCFDQFVYKLADQIFAYYKAMAGSVLLDKRFRAECKNYGVIIPYPPSNRYETLLKQRHVQLLGRSIDLNRLITQRISAAMYKSLDQAISRFESEDLTSIVELEWLLEINRLTHRLLSKHMTLDSFDAMFREANHNVSAPYGRITLHVFWELNFDFLPNYCYNGSTNRFVRTAIPFTQEPQRDKPANVQPYYLYGSKPLNIAYSHIYSSYRNFVGPPHFKTICRLLGYQGIAVVMEELLKIVKSLLQGTILQYVKTLIEVMPKICRLPRHEYGSPGILEFFHHQLKDIIEYAELKTDVFQSLREVGNAILFCLLIEQALSQEEVCDLLHAAPFQNILPRVYIKEGERLEVRMKRLEAKYAPLHLVPLIERLGTPQQIAIAREGDLLTKERLCCGLSMFEVILTRIRSFLQDGVWRGPPPTNGVMHVDECMEFHRLWSAMQFVYCIPVGTHEFTAEQCFGDGLNWAGCAIIVLLGQQRRFDLFDFCYHLLKVQRQDGKDEIIKNVPLKKMADRIRKYQILNNEIFAILNKYMKAVETDSSTVEHVRCFQPPIHQSLATTC, from the exons AATGAAATGCTGGAGGAGGGGCATGAATACGCTGTCATGCTGTACACCTGGAGGAGCTGCTCCAGAGCCATACCTCAG GTGAAGTGTAATGAGCAGCCCAACCGGGTGGAGATCTATGAGAAGACTGTGGAAGTGCTGGAGCCTGAGGTCACAAAGCTGATGAAGTTTATGTATTTTCAG CGTAAGGCCATTGAGCGCTTCTGCAGTGAGGTCAAGCGGTTGTGTCATGCTGAGCGCAGGAAGGACTTCGTTTCTGAGGCCTACCTGCTGACTCTGGGGAAATTCATCAATATGTTTGCAGTCCTTGATGAACTCAAGAACATGAAGTGTAGTGTCAAGAATGACCACTCTGCTTACAAAAG aGCTGCACAGTTCCTCAGAAAAATGGCTGACCCACAGTCTATCCAGGAGTCCCAAAATCTCTCCATGTTCttagccaatcacaacagaatTACACAG tgCTTACATCAGCAGCTGGAGGTGATTCCTGGTTATGAGGAGCTTCTGGCTGATATTGTTAACATCTGTGTGGACTACTATGAGAACAAAATGTACCTGACGCCCAGCGAGAAGCACATGCTGCTCAAG GTGATGGGTTTTGGGCTTTATCTGATGGATGGAAATGTTAGCAACATCTACAAGCTGGATGCCAAGAAGAGGATAAACCTCAGCAAAATTGACAAGTTCTTCAAG CTCcaggtggtgcctctttttggTGATATGCAGATTGAGCTGTCTCGGTACATTGAAACGAGTGCCCACTACGAGGAGAATAAGTCAAA GTGGACCTGCACCCAGAGCAGCATCAGTCCACAATATAACCTGTGTGAGCAGATGGTGCAGATTCGAGACGACCACATCCGCTTTATCTCGGAGCTTGCACGCTACAGTAACAGTGAAGTGGTGACAGGCTCTGGGCTAGACAGCCAGAAGTCTGATGAGGAGTACAGAGAGCTGTTTGACCTGGCCCTCAGAGGCCTGCAGCTGCTCTCCAAGTGGAGCACTCATGTCATGGAAGTG TACTCATGGAAACTAGTGCACCCTACTGATAAATTCTGTAATAAAGATTGTCCTGGCACAGCTGAGGAGTACGAGCGCGCCACACGCTATAACTATACCAGTGAGGAGAAGTTTGCCCTGGTGGAGGTGATTGCCATGATCAAAGGCCTGCAGGTGCTGATGGGCCGTATGGAAAGTGTGTTCAACCAGGCCATTAGAAACACAATCTATGCTGCGCTGCAGGACTTTGCCCAGATCACCCTGAGAGAGCCACTCAGGCAGGCTGTCCGTAAGAAGAAGAATGTCCTTATTAG TGTTCTACAGGCCATTCGGAAAACCATCTGTGACTGGGAGGGAGCCAGGGAGCCCCCTAATGATCCATGTTTGAGGGGAGAGAAGGACCCTAAAGGAGGTTTTGATATCAAAGTGCCCCGTCGTGCTGTTGGCCCATCAAGCACACAG CTTTACATGGTACGAACCATGCTTGAGTCTCTGATAGCGGATAAGAGTGGCTCCAAGAAGACCCTCCGCAGCAGCCTGGACGGCCCCATAGTCCAGGCCATTGAAGACTTCCACAAGCAGTCCTTCTTCTATACCCACCTCCTAAACTTCAGTG AGGCcctgcagcagtgctgtgacCTGTCACAACTGTGGTTCAGAGAGTTCTTTCTGGAGCTCACCATGGGTCGACGCATCCAGTTCCCCATCGAGATGTCCATGCCCTGGATCCTCACTGACCACATTTTGGAGACCAAAGAGCCTTCTATGATGGA gtATGTTTTGTATCCATTGGATCTTTATAATGATAGTGGATACTACGCTCTTACCAAGTTCAAGAAGCAGTTCCTGTATGATGAAATAGAGGCTGAG GTGAACCTTTGTTTCGATCAGTTTGTCTACAAATTGGCTGATCAAATATTTGCTTATTACAAAGCAATGGCTGGAAG TGTCCTCTTGGACAAGCGCTTTCGGGCAGAGTGTAAGAACTATGGTGTGATCATCCCTTACCCCCCATCCAACCGCTAcgagacactgctgaaacagagaCACGTGCAG CTCCTGGGTCGCTCCATTGACCTGAACAGGCTGATCACCCAGAGGATCTCAGCAGCCATGTACAAATCTCTAGACCAGGCCATTAGCCGCTTTGAGAGCGAAGACCTCACGTCTatagtg GAGCTCGAGTGGCTTCTGGAAATAAATAGACTGACTCATCGGCTGCTGTCCAAACACATGACCTTGGATAGTTTTGACGCCATGTTCCGGGAAGCCAACCACAACGTGTCTGCGCCGTATGGCCGCATCACACTACACGTTTTCTGGGAGCTCAACTTTGACTTCCTGCCAAACTACTGCTACAATGGCTCCACCAACAG GTTTGTGCGCACAGCCATTCCCTTCACCCAGGAGCCTCAGAGGGATAAGCCTGCCAATGTTCAGCCATACTATCTGTATGGCTCTAAG CCTCTGAACATTGCATACTCCCACATCTACAGTTCCTACAGAAACTTTGTTGGTCCCCCGCATTTCAAAACCATCTGCCGTCTCCTTGGTTACCAGGGAATCGCCGTGGTGATGGAGGAGCTGCTGAAGATTGTCAAGAGCTTG CTCCAGGGCACAATTCTGCAGTATGTGAAGACTTTGATAGAGGTAATGCCCAAAATATGCCGGCTGCCTCGCCATGAGTATGGATCACCAG GTATCCTGGAGTTCTTCCACCACCAGCTGAAGGACATCATTGAATACGCTGAGCTGAAAACGGACGTGTTTCAGAGCCTACGGGAGGTTGGCAACGCTATCCTTTTCTGCCTCCTCATTGAACAAGCGCTG TCCCAGGAAGAAGTTTGTGACTTACTTCATGCGGCCCCATTTCAGAACATCCTGCCTCGAGTCTACATTAAAG AGGGCGAGAGGTTGGAGGTGAGGATGAAGAGGCTGGAGGCGAAGTATGCTCCTCTGCATTTGGTTCCTCTCATCGAGAGACTTGGGACTCCACAG CAAATCGCCATAGCGCGAGAGGGTGACTTGTTGACCAAGGAGCGGCTGTGCTGTGGCCTGTCCATGTTTGAGGTCATCCTCACTCGCATCCGCAGCTTCCTGCAGGACGGTGTGTGGCGTGGCCCTCCACCCACCAATGGTGTTATGCATGTGGACGAGTGCATGGAGTTCCACCGGCTTTGGAGTGCTATGCAGTTTGTGTACTGCATCCCTGTGGGCACTCACGAGTTCACCGCAGA GCAGTGTTTTGGGGATGGACTGAACTGGGCTGGCTGCGCCATCATTGTACTGTTGGGACAGCAGCGACGCTTTGACCTCTTCGATTTCTGCTACCACTTGCTTAAGGTCCAGAGGCAGGACGGCAAAGATGAGATCATCAAGAACGTC CCCTTGAAGAAAATGGCAGACCGTATCCGAAAGTACCAGATCCTCAACAACGAGATCTTTGCAATCCTCAATAAGTACATGAAGGCTGTAGAGACGGACAGTTCCACAGTAGAGCATGTTCGCTGTTTCCAGCCTCCTATACACCAGTCCCTGGCCACCACATGTTAA
- the cyfip2 gene encoding cytoplasmic FMR1-interacting protein 2 isoform X2, giving the protein MTTHVTLEDALSNVDLLEELPLPDQQPCIEPPPSSIMYQANFDTNFEDRNAFVTGIARYIEQATVHSSMNEMLEEGHEYAVMLYTWRSCSRAIPQVKCNEQPNRVEIYEKTVEVLEPEVTKLMKFMYFQRKAIERFCSEVKRLCHAERRKDFVSEAYLLTLGKFINMFAVLDELKNMKCSVKNDHSAYKRAAQFLRKMADPQSIQESQNLSMFLANHNRITQCLHQQLEVIPGYEELLADIVNICVDYYENKMYLTPSEKHMLLKVMGFGLYLMDGNVSNIYKLDAKKRINLSKIDKFFKLQVVPLFGDMQIELSRYIETSAHYEENKSKWTCTQSSISPQYNLCEQMVQIRDDHIRFISELARYSNSEVVTGSGLDSQKSDEEYRELFDLALRGLQLLSKWSTHVMEVYSWKLVHPTDKFCNKDCPGTAEEYERATRYNYTSEEKFALVEVIAMIKGLQVLMGRMESVFNQAIRNTIYAALQDFAQITLREPLRQAVRKKKNVLISVLQAIRKTICDWEGAREPPNDPCLRGEKDPKGGFDIKVPRRAVGPSSTQLYMVRTMLESLIADKSGSKKTLRSSLDGPIVQAIEDFHKQSFFYTHLLNFSEALQQCCDLSQLWFREFFLELTMGRRIQFPIEMSMPWILTDHILETKEPSMMEYVLYPLDLYNDSGYYALTKFKKQFLYDEIEAEVNLCFDQFVYKLADQIFAYYKAMAGSVLLDKRFRAECKNYGVIIPYPPSNRYETLLKQRHVQLLGRSIDLNRLITQRISAAMYKSLDQAISRFESEDLTSIVELEWLLEINRLTHRLLSKHMTLDSFDAMFREANHNVSAPYGRITLHVFWELNFDFLPNYCYNGSTNRFVRTAIPFTQEPQRDKPANVQPYYLYGSKPLNIAYSHIYSSYRNFVGPPHFKTICRLLGYQGIAVVMEELLKIVKSLLQGTILQYVKTLIEVMPKICRLPRHEYGSPGILEFFHHQLKDIIEYAELKTDVFQSLREVGNAILFCLLIEQALVVRN; this is encoded by the exons AATGAAATGCTGGAGGAGGGGCATGAATACGCTGTCATGCTGTACACCTGGAGGAGCTGCTCCAGAGCCATACCTCAG GTGAAGTGTAATGAGCAGCCCAACCGGGTGGAGATCTATGAGAAGACTGTGGAAGTGCTGGAGCCTGAGGTCACAAAGCTGATGAAGTTTATGTATTTTCAG CGTAAGGCCATTGAGCGCTTCTGCAGTGAGGTCAAGCGGTTGTGTCATGCTGAGCGCAGGAAGGACTTCGTTTCTGAGGCCTACCTGCTGACTCTGGGGAAATTCATCAATATGTTTGCAGTCCTTGATGAACTCAAGAACATGAAGTGTAGTGTCAAGAATGACCACTCTGCTTACAAAAG aGCTGCACAGTTCCTCAGAAAAATGGCTGACCCACAGTCTATCCAGGAGTCCCAAAATCTCTCCATGTTCttagccaatcacaacagaatTACACAG tgCTTACATCAGCAGCTGGAGGTGATTCCTGGTTATGAGGAGCTTCTGGCTGATATTGTTAACATCTGTGTGGACTACTATGAGAACAAAATGTACCTGACGCCCAGCGAGAAGCACATGCTGCTCAAG GTGATGGGTTTTGGGCTTTATCTGATGGATGGAAATGTTAGCAACATCTACAAGCTGGATGCCAAGAAGAGGATAAACCTCAGCAAAATTGACAAGTTCTTCAAG CTCcaggtggtgcctctttttggTGATATGCAGATTGAGCTGTCTCGGTACATTGAAACGAGTGCCCACTACGAGGAGAATAAGTCAAA GTGGACCTGCACCCAGAGCAGCATCAGTCCACAATATAACCTGTGTGAGCAGATGGTGCAGATTCGAGACGACCACATCCGCTTTATCTCGGAGCTTGCACGCTACAGTAACAGTGAAGTGGTGACAGGCTCTGGGCTAGACAGCCAGAAGTCTGATGAGGAGTACAGAGAGCTGTTTGACCTGGCCCTCAGAGGCCTGCAGCTGCTCTCCAAGTGGAGCACTCATGTCATGGAAGTG TACTCATGGAAACTAGTGCACCCTACTGATAAATTCTGTAATAAAGATTGTCCTGGCACAGCTGAGGAGTACGAGCGCGCCACACGCTATAACTATACCAGTGAGGAGAAGTTTGCCCTGGTGGAGGTGATTGCCATGATCAAAGGCCTGCAGGTGCTGATGGGCCGTATGGAAAGTGTGTTCAACCAGGCCATTAGAAACACAATCTATGCTGCGCTGCAGGACTTTGCCCAGATCACCCTGAGAGAGCCACTCAGGCAGGCTGTCCGTAAGAAGAAGAATGTCCTTATTAG TGTTCTACAGGCCATTCGGAAAACCATCTGTGACTGGGAGGGAGCCAGGGAGCCCCCTAATGATCCATGTTTGAGGGGAGAGAAGGACCCTAAAGGAGGTTTTGATATCAAAGTGCCCCGTCGTGCTGTTGGCCCATCAAGCACACAG CTTTACATGGTACGAACCATGCTTGAGTCTCTGATAGCGGATAAGAGTGGCTCCAAGAAGACCCTCCGCAGCAGCCTGGACGGCCCCATAGTCCAGGCCATTGAAGACTTCCACAAGCAGTCCTTCTTCTATACCCACCTCCTAAACTTCAGTG AGGCcctgcagcagtgctgtgacCTGTCACAACTGTGGTTCAGAGAGTTCTTTCTGGAGCTCACCATGGGTCGACGCATCCAGTTCCCCATCGAGATGTCCATGCCCTGGATCCTCACTGACCACATTTTGGAGACCAAAGAGCCTTCTATGATGGA gtATGTTTTGTATCCATTGGATCTTTATAATGATAGTGGATACTACGCTCTTACCAAGTTCAAGAAGCAGTTCCTGTATGATGAAATAGAGGCTGAG GTGAACCTTTGTTTCGATCAGTTTGTCTACAAATTGGCTGATCAAATATTTGCTTATTACAAAGCAATGGCTGGAAG TGTCCTCTTGGACAAGCGCTTTCGGGCAGAGTGTAAGAACTATGGTGTGATCATCCCTTACCCCCCATCCAACCGCTAcgagacactgctgaaacagagaCACGTGCAG CTCCTGGGTCGCTCCATTGACCTGAACAGGCTGATCACCCAGAGGATCTCAGCAGCCATGTACAAATCTCTAGACCAGGCCATTAGCCGCTTTGAGAGCGAAGACCTCACGTCTatagtg GAGCTCGAGTGGCTTCTGGAAATAAATAGACTGACTCATCGGCTGCTGTCCAAACACATGACCTTGGATAGTTTTGACGCCATGTTCCGGGAAGCCAACCACAACGTGTCTGCGCCGTATGGCCGCATCACACTACACGTTTTCTGGGAGCTCAACTTTGACTTCCTGCCAAACTACTGCTACAATGGCTCCACCAACAG GTTTGTGCGCACAGCCATTCCCTTCACCCAGGAGCCTCAGAGGGATAAGCCTGCCAATGTTCAGCCATACTATCTGTATGGCTCTAAG CCTCTGAACATTGCATACTCCCACATCTACAGTTCCTACAGAAACTTTGTTGGTCCCCCGCATTTCAAAACCATCTGCCGTCTCCTTGGTTACCAGGGAATCGCCGTGGTGATGGAGGAGCTGCTGAAGATTGTCAAGAGCTTG CTCCAGGGCACAATTCTGCAGTATGTGAAGACTTTGATAGAGGTAATGCCCAAAATATGCCGGCTGCCTCGCCATGAGTATGGATCACCAG GTATCCTGGAGTTCTTCCACCACCAGCTGAAGGACATCATTGAATACGCTGAGCTGAAAACGGACGTGTTTCAGAGCCTACGGGAGGTTGGCAACGCTATCCTTTTCTGCCTCCTCATTGAACAAGCGCTG GTGGTAAGGAATTAG